One Actinomadura viridis genomic region harbors:
- the rpoD gene encoding RNA polymerase sigma factor RpoD: protein MLPSEAPSVDQVADLVARGRERGGVTVEDVAAALDRSDLPDDSLERVVRMLAEQGVEVLESQQESEDVTRADEGDLGKRAPTSDLVRIYLREIGRVPLLTAEDEVELAKSIEAGLFAEEKMAQTAILSPVERLDLELLAREGVRAKQRLIEANLRLVVSIAKRYVGRGMLFLDLIQEGNLGLIRAVEKFDYTKGFKFSTYATWWIRQAITRAIADQARTIRIPVHMVETINKLVRVQRQMHQDLGREPTPEEIGLEMGLTPVRVVEIQRIAQEPVSLQSPIGEEDSDLGDFIEDADAVVPIEAAAFILLQDQLEDILGTLSDREQRIIQLRFGLTDGHPRTLEEVGREFGVTRERIRQIESKTLAKLRHPSRAQMLREYLD, encoded by the coding sequence GTGCTGCCAAGCGAGGCGCCATCGGTTGACCAGGTGGCGGACCTTGTCGCGCGCGGCAGAGAACGCGGCGGTGTGACCGTCGAGGACGTCGCCGCGGCACTCGATCGCTCCGACTTGCCGGACGACTCGCTCGAGCGGGTCGTCCGGATGCTCGCAGAGCAGGGGGTAGAGGTCCTCGAATCTCAGCAGGAGAGCGAGGACGTCACGCGAGCTGACGAGGGAGACCTCGGCAAGCGGGCGCCGACGAGCGATCTGGTCCGGATCTACCTGCGGGAAATCGGTCGCGTACCGCTTCTCACGGCAGAAGATGAAGTCGAACTAGCGAAATCGATCGAGGCGGGCCTGTTCGCCGAGGAGAAGATGGCGCAGACCGCCATCCTGTCCCCGGTCGAGCGGCTCGACCTCGAACTGCTCGCCCGCGAGGGAGTACGGGCGAAGCAACGCCTGATCGAGGCCAACCTGCGCCTGGTGGTCTCGATCGCCAAACGCTACGTGGGCCGGGGGATGCTGTTCCTCGACCTGATCCAGGAGGGAAATCTCGGACTCATCCGTGCGGTCGAGAAATTCGACTACACCAAGGGGTTCAAGTTCTCGACCTACGCCACCTGGTGGATCCGCCAGGCGATCACCAGGGCGATCGCCGACCAGGCCCGGACCATCCGGATCCCGGTGCACATGGTGGAGACCATCAACAAGCTGGTCCGGGTGCAGCGTCAGATGCACCAGGACCTCGGCCGTGAACCGACCCCCGAGGAGATCGGCCTGGAGATGGGCCTGACGCCCGTCCGGGTCGTGGAGATCCAGCGGATCGCCCAGGAACCGGTGTCACTGCAGTCGCCGATCGGGGAGGAGGACTCCGACCTCGGCGACTTCATCGAGGACGCCGACGCGGTCGTGCCCATCGAGGCGGCGGCGTTCATCCTCCTCCAGGACCAGCTGGAGGACATCCTGGGCACGCTGTCGGACCGGGAGCAGCGCATCATCCAGCTGCGCTTCGGCCTGACCGACGGCCATCCGCGAACGCTGGAAGAGGTCGGCCGGGAGTTCGGAGTGACGCGGGAGCGGATTCGCCAGATCGAGTCGAAGACCCTGGCGAAGCTGCGCCACCCTTCCCGCGCCCAGATGCTCCGGGAGTACCTGGACTGA
- a CDS encoding YbjQ family protein: MLIVTTDGLPGHEIRSVFGEALGVAVQTDQARPAPTAHSSSSATFRVTGEQPSLGLAAARREAVERLAEEARRKGANAVVGMTFDTAALSGGGHEVCAYGTAVWADPVQGAAQGHPAPAPQAHPQPQHGQMPPYGDPQPGGPPMAARNLTIGIHDRPR; the protein is encoded by the coding sequence ATGCTGATCGTGACGACTGATGGCCTGCCGGGGCACGAGATCCGGAGCGTGTTCGGGGAGGCGCTGGGAGTGGCCGTCCAGACCGATCAGGCGCGGCCCGCCCCCACCGCGCACTCGTCCAGCAGCGCGACCTTCCGGGTCACCGGCGAGCAGCCCTCCCTGGGACTGGCCGCCGCCCGGCGCGAGGCCGTGGAGCGGCTGGCCGAGGAGGCGCGGCGCAAGGGCGCCAACGCGGTGGTGGGCATGACGTTCGACACCGCCGCCCTGTCCGGAGGCGGGCACGAGGTCTGCGCGTACGGCACCGCGGTGTGGGCCGACCCCGTCCAGGGGGCCGCGCAGGGGCACCCCGCCCCCGCGCCCCAGGCGCACCCCCAGCCGCAGCACGGGCAGATGCCTCCCTACGGCGACCCGCAGCCCGGCGGCCCGCCGATGGCGGCACGCAACCTCACCATCGGCATCCACGACCGCCCCCGCTGA
- a CDS encoding molecular chaperone DnaJ — translation MRGSGDQRRRGRGEQAATLAIEARESAATAFYDMDQAQKYLQGRVTVFADLDAAAAAPAQREFAALSERADAAAIAYISVLDANDLDDDRDRGPAEFDTARRAFTAVTGKLREVDADLGRFAERLAPRMSRLEAALDQLPPRLSAAREAVAAADAAIAAARAAGMDASEPEAELARAREALSVLGSQGLGGLGLAGAMDQAEEVRRLAVVARETAEELPRLGERIRNSLASVRTRAEMVAGRAEPVRRAMTLLLRNYSQSCWQDLKGAPEAVEAGVERARERLAEASAHAARNEWKPAQRALTAARTELNAADRRAGQVTGRVAELDAVAADPGKPAESARFAVRDAQRLAVAQPGGAAPHHARALDGLVERLERAPGRLSGTHPDYWSYLQELEAIKTAAGDVVTRIRAERAGQA, via the coding sequence GTGCGGGGTTCGGGCGATCAGCGTCGTCGTGGCCGGGGGGAGCAGGCCGCGACCCTGGCGATCGAGGCGAGGGAGTCGGCGGCGACCGCCTTCTACGACATGGACCAGGCCCAGAAGTACCTCCAGGGCCGGGTCACCGTCTTCGCCGATCTGGACGCCGCCGCCGCGGCGCCGGCCCAGCGCGAGTTCGCCGCGCTCAGCGAGAGGGCGGACGCCGCCGCGATCGCCTACATCTCCGTCCTGGACGCCAACGACCTGGACGACGACCGTGACCGGGGCCCTGCCGAGTTCGACACCGCCCGGCGGGCGTTCACCGCGGTCACCGGCAAGCTGCGCGAGGTCGACGCGGATCTGGGCCGGTTCGCCGAGCGGCTCGCGCCGCGGATGAGCCGGCTGGAGGCCGCCCTGGACCAGCTGCCGCCGCGGCTGTCGGCGGCCCGGGAGGCGGTGGCCGCCGCCGACGCCGCGATCGCCGCGGCCCGCGCGGCGGGCATGGACGCCTCCGAACCCGAGGCCGAGCTGGCCCGCGCCAGGGAGGCGCTGTCGGTGCTCGGCTCGCAGGGCCTGGGCGGCCTGGGCCTGGCCGGGGCGATGGACCAGGCCGAGGAGGTCCGCCGGCTCGCGGTGGTGGCCCGCGAGACGGCCGAGGAGCTGCCCCGGCTCGGCGAGAGGATCCGCAACTCGCTGGCGTCGGTCCGTACCCGCGCGGAGATGGTCGCGGGCCGGGCGGAGCCGGTCCGGCGGGCGATGACGCTGCTGCTGCGCAACTACTCGCAGTCCTGCTGGCAGGATCTCAAGGGCGCGCCCGAGGCGGTGGAGGCCGGCGTGGAACGGGCCCGCGAACGGCTGGCCGAGGCGTCCGCGCACGCCGCGCGCAACGAGTGGAAGCCCGCCCAGCGGGCCCTGACCGCCGCCCGGACCGAGCTGAACGCCGCCGACCGGAGGGCCGGGCAGGTCACCGGGCGGGTGGCCGAGCTGGACGCGGTGGCGGCCGACCCGGGCAAGCCCGCCGAAAGCGCGCGGTTCGCGGTGCGGGACGCCCAGCGGCTGGCCGTGGCCCAGCCCGGCGGCGCGGCCCCGCACCACGCCCGCGCGCTGGACGGCCTCGTCGAGCGCCTGGAACGGGCGCCGGGCCGGCTGTCGGGCACCCACCCCGACTACTGGTCGTACCTCCAGGAGCTGGAGGCGATCAAGACGGCCGCGGGCGACGTGGTGACCCGGATCCGCGCCGAACGCGCCGGGCAGGCATAG
- a CDS encoding TerD family protein: MGVSLSKGGNVSLTKQAPGLTAVTVGLGWDLRTTTGADFDLDASALVLDGSGKIITDQHFVFFNNLRTPDGGVEHTGDNTTGAGDGDDEQIKVNFGALPATAERVAFAVSIYDADNRGQNFGQVRNAFIRVVNQGDNSELARYDLTEDASTETAMVFGELYRNGADWKFRAVGQGYASGLAGIATDFGVNL, encoded by the coding sequence GTGGGTGTCAGTCTCAGCAAGGGCGGCAACGTCTCCCTCACCAAGCAGGCGCCGGGGCTGACCGCGGTGACCGTGGGTCTCGGCTGGGACCTGCGCACCACCACCGGCGCCGACTTCGACCTCGACGCCTCCGCGCTGGTGCTGGACGGTTCCGGCAAGATCATCACCGACCAGCACTTCGTGTTCTTCAACAACCTGCGCACCCCCGACGGGGGAGTGGAGCACACCGGTGACAACACCACCGGGGCCGGCGACGGCGACGACGAGCAGATCAAGGTCAACTTCGGTGCGCTGCCGGCCACCGCCGAGCGGGTCGCCTTCGCGGTCTCGATCTACGACGCCGACAACCGCGGCCAGAACTTCGGCCAGGTCCGCAACGCGTTCATCCGCGTGGTGAACCAGGGCGACAACTCCGAGCTGGCCCGCTACGACCTGACCGAGGACGCCTCGACCGAGACGGCGATGGTGTTCGGCGAGCTGTACCGCAACGGCGCGGACTGGAAGTTCCGCGCGGTGGGCCAGGGCTACGCCTCCGGCCTGGCGGGCATCGCGACCGACTTCGGCGTCAACCTCTGA
- a CDS encoding TerD family protein gives MGVSLAKGGNVSLTKAAPNLRQVSVGLGWDVRATTGADFDLDASALLLGTGGKVLSDQHFVFFNNLRSPDGSVEHTGDNLTGEGEGDDESINVDLATVPAECARIVFPVSIYDADNRGQNFGQVRNAFIRIVDRTDGNELARFDLTEDASTETAMVFGELYRHNGEWKFRAVGQGYASGLAGIAMDFGVNVA, from the coding sequence ATGGGAGTATCGCTCGCCAAGGGCGGCAACGTCTCGCTCACCAAGGCCGCGCCCAACCTCCGCCAGGTCTCGGTCGGCCTGGGCTGGGACGTGCGGGCCACCACGGGCGCGGACTTCGACCTCGACGCCTCCGCCCTGCTCCTGGGCACCGGCGGTAAGGTGCTCTCCGACCAGCACTTCGTGTTCTTCAACAACCTCAGGAGCCCGGACGGTTCGGTGGAGCACACCGGCGACAACCTGACCGGTGAGGGCGAGGGCGACGACGAGTCCATCAACGTCGACCTCGCGACGGTCCCGGCCGAGTGCGCGCGCATCGTGTTCCCGGTGTCGATCTACGACGCCGACAACCGCGGGCAGAACTTCGGCCAGGTCCGCAACGCGTTCATCCGCATCGTCGACCGGACCGACGGCAACGAGCTGGCCCGGTTCGACCTCACCGAGGACGCCTCGACCGAGACGGCGATGGTGTTCGGGGAGCTGTACCGGCACAACGGAGAATGGAAGTTCCGCGCGGTCGGCCAGGGGTACGCCTCCGGGCTCGCCGGCATCGCCATGGACTTCGGTGTCAACGTCGCTTGA
- a CDS encoding DUF475 domain-containing protein, whose translation MILRTFGWSFAITALGLVAAFFYGGLAGFALVAVLAILEISLSFDNAVVNAKVLDRMSPFWQKIFLTIGIAIAVFGMRLVFPLLIVVITAGLGPIEAFDLALNDPDKYHAAMESAYPTIAAFGGMFLMMLFLNFVFEDHAHKWLPWLERPLARIGKLEQLAVVVAGGSLALVAGLWAKDPGDVMIAGVLGMVTYILVNGLGELFSGAGEIGDDEDEDGEDGAEGEVAIPARKGPSDLALATGKAGFFLFLYLEVLDASFSFDGVIGAFAISTDPIVIALGLGIGAMYIRSLTVFLVRKGTLHEYVYLEHGAHWAIGALATCMLISIAHHVPEWITGGLGAGLIIAAFASSVIRNRSTGEGDAGSGDGEGKPLHSTKV comes from the coding sequence ATGATTCTTCGCACCTTCGGCTGGTCCTTCGCCATCACCGCCCTGGGCCTGGTCGCCGCCTTCTTCTATGGCGGGCTCGCCGGGTTCGCGCTGGTGGCCGTGCTGGCCATCCTCGAGATCTCGCTCTCGTTCGACAACGCCGTGGTCAACGCCAAGGTGCTCGACCGGATGAGCCCGTTCTGGCAGAAGATCTTCCTGACCATCGGCATCGCCATCGCGGTCTTCGGCATGCGCCTGGTGTTCCCGCTGCTGATCGTGGTGATCACCGCCGGGCTCGGTCCGATCGAGGCGTTCGACCTCGCGCTGAACGACCCGGACAAGTACCACGCCGCGATGGAGTCGGCCTACCCGACGATCGCCGCGTTCGGCGGGATGTTCCTGATGATGCTGTTCCTCAACTTCGTGTTCGAGGACCACGCGCACAAGTGGCTGCCCTGGCTGGAGCGTCCGCTGGCCCGCATCGGGAAGCTCGAGCAGCTGGCGGTCGTCGTCGCCGGCGGCTCGCTGGCACTGGTCGCCGGGCTGTGGGCGAAGGACCCGGGCGACGTCATGATCGCCGGAGTGCTCGGCATGGTCACCTACATCCTGGTGAACGGGCTGGGCGAGCTGTTCTCCGGGGCGGGCGAGATCGGCGACGACGAGGACGAGGACGGCGAGGACGGGGCCGAGGGCGAGGTCGCGATCCCGGCGCGCAAGGGTCCCAGCGACCTGGCACTGGCCACCGGCAAGGCGGGCTTCTTCCTCTTCCTCTACCTGGAGGTGCTGGACGCCTCGTTCTCCTTCGACGGCGTCATCGGCGCGTTCGCGATCAGCACCGACCCCATCGTGATCGCGCTGGGGCTGGGCATCGGCGCGATGTACATCCGTTCGCTCACGGTCTTCCTGGTGCGCAAGGGGACCCTGCACGAGTACGTCTACCTGGAGCACGGCGCGCACTGGGCCATCGGCGCCCTGGCCACGTGCATGCTGATCAGCATCGCCCACCACGTCCCCGAGTGGATCACCGGCGGGCTCGGCGCCGGCCTGATCATCGCGGCCTTCGCCAGCTCGGTGATCCGCAACCGTTCCACGGGCGAGGGCGACGCGGGGTCCGGAGACGGCGAGGGCAAGCCGCTGCACTCCACGAAGGTCTGA
- a CDS encoding TerD family protein: MSISLQKGQKVSLAKPGGGGLTRVKMGLGWDAIAKKGLFGRSKAQSIDLDASCLMFDAGGNLADSVWFRQLRSKDGSVLHTGDNLTGEGEGDDEVINVDLASVPANIVQLVFTVNSFTGQDFSQIANAFCRLVDETTGQEIARYDLSGAGRHNAQIMAKVSRDGQGWSMTAIGATADGRTFQHLLPTVAAHL, encoded by the coding sequence ATGTCGATCTCCCTGCAGAAGGGACAGAAGGTCTCGCTGGCCAAGCCCGGCGGCGGCGGGCTCACCCGCGTCAAGATGGGCCTGGGCTGGGACGCCATCGCCAAGAAGGGCCTGTTCGGCCGCTCCAAGGCGCAGTCGATCGATCTGGACGCCTCCTGCCTGATGTTCGACGCCGGCGGCAACCTCGCCGACTCGGTGTGGTTCCGGCAGCTGCGCAGCAAGGACGGCTCGGTGCTGCACACCGGCGACAACCTCACCGGCGAGGGCGAGGGCGACGACGAGGTCATCAACGTCGACCTGGCGTCGGTGCCGGCGAACATCGTCCAGCTGGTGTTCACCGTCAACTCGTTCACCGGCCAGGACTTCTCGCAGATCGCCAACGCGTTCTGCCGGCTGGTGGACGAGACCACCGGGCAGGAGATCGCCCGCTACGACCTGAGCGGCGCGGGACGGCACAACGCCCAGATCATGGCGAAGGTCTCCAGGGACGGGCAGGGCTGGTCGATGACCGCGATCGGCGCCACCGCGGACGGCCGCACGTTCCAGCACCTCCTCCCGACGGTCGCCGCCCACCTGTGA
- a CDS encoding HpcH/HpaI aldolase/citrate lyase family protein: MRHFDHVDALHRKHLFFRQPRGFDRHDPPDVLAVALGATLYSPAIRPGLAGDIAKAARRGVTSMVLCLEDAVADGDLAAAEANLVAQLGRLDDTGREPPLLFVRVRTPEQIGDLIVRLGAAAGLVSGFVLPKFTASTGGAFLEAVAEAADRTGLRLLAMPVIESRQAVYRETRTELLQDVARLLAKHRERVLAVRIGATDMSAAYGLRRPPDLTIYDIGPVAGVISDVVNILGRADGTGFVVTGPVWEYFSAGERMFKPQLRQTPFDALSAAPLRQRLITSDMDGLIREVHLDKANGLMGKTVIHPSHVAAVHALSVVTHEEYCDASDIVGESGGGAMASVYANKMNEAKPHRTWAERLMLRAQVFGVAAEGVTFVELLDAAGGR, encoded by the coding sequence ATGCGGCACTTTGACCACGTCGACGCGCTGCACCGCAAGCACCTGTTCTTCCGGCAGCCCCGCGGGTTCGACCGGCACGACCCTCCGGACGTGCTGGCGGTCGCGCTCGGCGCCACGCTCTACAGCCCGGCGATCCGGCCTGGCCTGGCCGGCGACATCGCCAAGGCCGCCCGCCGCGGCGTGACCAGCATGGTGCTGTGCCTGGAGGACGCGGTCGCCGACGGGGATCTGGCGGCGGCCGAGGCCAACCTGGTGGCCCAGCTCGGGCGGCTGGACGACACCGGCCGCGAGCCGCCGCTGCTGTTCGTGCGGGTGCGCACCCCCGAGCAGATCGGCGACCTGATCGTACGGCTGGGCGCCGCCGCCGGGCTGGTCAGCGGATTCGTGCTGCCCAAGTTCACCGCGTCCACCGGTGGAGCGTTCCTGGAGGCGGTGGCCGAGGCCGCCGACCGCACCGGTCTCCGCCTGCTGGCGATGCCGGTGATCGAGAGCCGCCAGGCGGTCTACCGGGAGACCCGTACCGAACTGCTGCAGGACGTGGCGCGGCTGCTGGCCAAGCACCGCGAGCGGGTGCTGGCGGTCCGGATCGGCGCCACCGACATGTCCGCCGCCTACGGGCTGCGCCGCCCGCCCGACCTGACCATCTACGACATCGGCCCGGTCGCCGGGGTGATCTCCGACGTGGTCAACATCCTGGGCCGGGCCGACGGCACCGGGTTCGTGGTCACCGGTCCGGTCTGGGAGTACTTCTCGGCGGGGGAGCGGATGTTCAAGCCGCAGCTGCGGCAGACGCCGTTCGACGCCCTCAGCGCGGCGCCGCTGCGGCAGCGGCTGATCACCTCGGACATGGACGGGCTCATCCGCGAGGTGCACCTGGACAAGGCCAACGGGCTGATGGGCAAGACGGTCATCCACCCCAGCCACGTCGCGGCCGTGCACGCGCTTTCGGTGGTGACCCACGAGGAGTACTGCGACGCCTCCGACATCGTCGGTGAGTCCGGGGGAGGCGCGATGGCCAGTGTCTACGCCAACAAGATGAACGAGGCCAAGCCGCACCGTACCTGGGCCGAGCGGCTGATGCTGCGCGCCCAGGTCTTCGGCGTCGCGGCCGAGGGCGTGACGTTCGTCGAGCTGCTCGACGCGGCGGGCGGCCGGTGA
- a CDS encoding phosphoribosyltransferase produces MTARLEVRLDDRERPVGAGLADLVGLAVRRNPRRAHLLVSAVLGKHVPTDPRLVYGAGLLLGELVHGRLTREPDLDPDLDPDLDPDLEPAPEPAAAGDGEVHDLLAAALRGRRGAAAALRDRLVERRAAREPVEALVLGYAETATALGHSVADALGGARYLHSTRRPVEGFRASGGFEEEHSHATSHLLLPGDPAFFDRDVPLVLVDDELSTGRTVINTVRALHAARPRRHYVVAALADLRGEEDRAAIGAFAAELGVRLDVVALASGGVALPAGVLEAGQALVAGLSGGGAPAPEDLPAPFPVTRVDPGWPDGLPDGGRHGFLPEHRRRLEEELAAMAGRVAAGLEATGAVREAGTGARILVLGFEELMYAPLRLAGALADLLPDGVDVRYSTTTRSPVLAVDDPGYAIRTRLAFPAHDDPADGPGERYAYNVDPGADPSRAFDAIVLVVDDAADTPALASGLLDRLARLAPVVTAVLPSYRGRAPEPLYGPRFGSYPAEDVAWLLKDLSAVRLEASTEEREAAIQAGRAHYAESLPVEYQPSPAYQKLFHQALDASAERLAYAAGVVTEMVLAERGPGAVLVSLARAGTPVGILLRRWARFAHGLDLPHYAVSIVRGRGIDEVALAHLAARHDPARVMFVDGWTGKGAIARELTAALGAHAAATGRRFPADLAVLADPGRCTPLHGTRDDFLIPSACLNSTVSGLVSRTVLNARLIGPGDFHGAKFYAELAGADVSGEFLDAVCARFGDVAARVAKDLPGLLAADRAPDWSGWEAVRRVGRAHGIDDLNLVKPGVGETTRVLLRRVPWKILARAGAGADLAHIRLLAAERGVPVVEVAPDAIPYACVGLIHPRFGQGAVQ; encoded by the coding sequence GTGACGGCCCGCCTGGAAGTCCGGCTCGACGACCGCGAGCGCCCGGTGGGCGCCGGTCTCGCCGACCTGGTCGGCCTGGCCGTCCGGCGGAACCCGCGCCGCGCCCACCTGCTGGTCTCGGCCGTGCTCGGCAAGCACGTCCCGACCGATCCGCGCCTGGTGTACGGGGCGGGGCTGCTGCTCGGCGAGCTCGTCCACGGGCGCCTGACCAGGGAACCGGACCTAGACCCGGACCTAGACCCGGACCTGGACCCGGACTTGGAACCGGCGCCGGAACCGGCGGCCGCCGGGGACGGCGAGGTCCACGATCTGCTGGCCGCCGCCCTGCGCGGGCGTCGGGGCGCCGCGGCGGCGCTGCGCGACCGCCTGGTCGAACGGCGCGCGGCACGCGAGCCGGTGGAGGCGCTGGTGCTCGGCTACGCCGAGACCGCGACGGCGCTGGGTCACTCGGTGGCGGACGCGCTCGGCGGCGCCCGCTACCTGCACTCCACCCGGCGGCCGGTCGAGGGGTTCCGCGCCTCCGGCGGCTTCGAGGAGGAGCACAGCCACGCCACCAGCCACCTGCTCCTGCCCGGCGACCCCGCGTTCTTCGACCGGGACGTCCCGCTGGTGCTGGTGGACGACGAGCTGTCCACCGGCCGCACGGTGATCAACACGGTGCGGGCCCTGCACGCGGCGCGTCCCCGCCGCCACTACGTCGTGGCCGCCCTGGCCGACCTGCGCGGTGAGGAGGACCGCGCCGCGATCGGCGCCTTCGCGGCCGAGCTGGGCGTCCGCCTCGACGTCGTCGCCCTCGCCTCCGGCGGAGTGGCGCTCCCGGCCGGAGTCCTGGAGGCCGGTCAGGCCCTCGTCGCCGGCCTGTCCGGCGGCGGCGCCCCCGCCCCGGAGGACCTCCCGGCGCCGTTCCCCGTGACGCGGGTGGACCCGGGCTGGCCGGACGGGCTGCCCGACGGCGGGCGGCACGGCTTCCTCCCCGAGCACCGCCGGCGCCTGGAGGAGGAGCTGGCGGCGATGGCGGGGCGCGTCGCGGCCGGCCTGGAGGCGACCGGCGCCGTACGGGAGGCGGGCACGGGCGCGCGGATCCTCGTGCTGGGCTTCGAGGAGCTGATGTACGCGCCGCTGCGCCTGGCCGGCGCGCTCGCCGACCTCCTGCCGGACGGCGTGGACGTGCGCTACTCGACCACCACCCGTTCACCGGTCCTGGCGGTGGACGACCCCGGCTACGCCATCCGCACCCGCCTGGCCTTCCCCGCGCACGACGACCCGGCCGACGGGCCGGGCGAGCGCTACGCCTACAACGTCGACCCCGGCGCCGACCCGTCCCGGGCCTTCGACGCGATCGTGCTCGTCGTCGACGACGCCGCCGACACCCCCGCCCTGGCCTCCGGCCTCCTGGACCGGCTGGCGCGCCTCGCCCCGGTCGTGACGGCCGTCCTCCCGTCGTACCGCGGCAGGGCGCCCGAGCCGCTGTACGGCCCCCGTTTCGGCAGCTACCCGGCCGAAGACGTGGCCTGGCTCCTGAAGGACCTGTCGGCCGTGCGCCTGGAGGCGTCCACGGAGGAACGGGAGGCGGCCATCCAGGCGGGCCGGGCGCACTACGCCGAATCCCTCCCGGTCGAGTACCAGCCGAGCCCCGCGTACCAGAAGCTCTTCCACCAGGCCCTCGACGCCTCCGCCGAACGCCTGGCCTACGCGGCCGGCGTCGTCACCGAGATGGTCCTCGCCGAGCGCGGGCCCGGCGCGGTGCTGGTGTCGCTGGCCCGCGCCGGCACCCCCGTCGGCATCCTGCTGCGGCGCTGGGCACGGTTCGCCCACGGGCTCGACCTGCCGCACTACGCCGTCAGCATCGTCCGCGGGCGCGGCATCGACGAGGTGGCGCTCGCCCACCTGGCGGCCCGGCACGATCCGGCGCGGGTGATGTTCGTGGACGGCTGGACGGGCAAGGGCGCCATCGCCCGCGAGCTGACCGCCGCCCTCGGCGCCCACGCCGCCGCGACCGGGCGCCGCTTCCCCGCCGACCTGGCGGTCCTGGCCGACCCGGGACGCTGCACGCCCCTGCACGGCACCCGCGACGACTTCCTGATCCCGTCCGCCTGCCTGAACTCCACCGTCTCCGGCCTGGTCAGCCGTACCGTCCTGAACGCCCGGCTGATCGGCCCCGGCGACTTCCACGGCGCCAAGTTCTACGCCGAGCTGGCCGGCGCCGACGTGTCCGGGGAGTTCCTGGACGCGGTGTGCGCGCGCTTCGGCGACGTCGCCGCACGGGTCGCCAAGGACCTCCCCGGCCTGCTCGCCGCCGACCGGGCGCCCGACTGGTCCGGCTGGGAGGCGGTCCGCCGCGTCGGCCGGGCGCACGGCATCGACGACCTCAACCTGGTCAAGCCGGGCGTCGGGGAGACCACCCGGGTGCTGCTGCGCCGCGTCCCCTGGAAGATCCTCGCCAGGGCCGGCGCCGGCGCCGACCTGGCCCACATCCGGCTGCTGGCCGCCGAACGCGGCGTACCCGTCGTGGAGGTCGCACCGGACGCGATCCCCTACGCCTGCGTGGGCCTGATCCATCCTCGCTTCGGACAGGGGGCCGTGCAGTGA
- a CDS encoding HAD family hydrolase, whose product MSVLVCCDLDRTLIYSTAALGLDGPDADLPRLLCVELYQAAPLSYVTETAAHGLEALASAATFVPTTTRTPEQYARVHLLDKPSPYAICANGGHIMVDGADDPDWSSAVRARVAETATALAEVREHLGRVSGEFVLKRRTASDLFAYTVVDRAALPPDWVGDLTGWCAERGWRTSLQGRKVYCLPASLTKAAAAAEVARRTGAGTMLAAGDSLLDIELLEAADASVRPAHGELHDTGWTSPSTTVTRARGVAAGEEIVGWLLDRAERSFRVTTG is encoded by the coding sequence GTGAGCGTGCTGGTGTGCTGCGACCTGGACCGCACGCTCATCTACTCCACCGCCGCCCTGGGCCTGGACGGCCCGGACGCGGACCTGCCACGGCTGCTCTGCGTCGAGCTGTACCAGGCCGCGCCCCTCTCGTACGTCACCGAGACCGCCGCGCACGGCCTGGAGGCCCTCGCCTCGGCCGCGACGTTCGTCCCCACGACGACCCGGACGCCCGAGCAGTACGCCCGCGTCCACCTTCTCGACAAGCCGTCCCCGTACGCCATCTGCGCCAACGGCGGGCACATCATGGTGGACGGCGCCGACGACCCCGACTGGTCCTCGGCCGTCCGGGCCCGCGTCGCCGAGACCGCGACCGCCCTGGCGGAGGTCCGCGAGCACCTCGGGCGCGTCAGCGGGGAGTTCGTGCTCAAGCGCCGTACCGCCTCGGACCTCTTCGCCTACACCGTGGTCGACCGGGCCGCCCTGCCCCCGGACTGGGTCGGCGACCTCACCGGCTGGTGCGCCGAACGCGGCTGGCGGACCTCCCTCCAGGGCCGCAAGGTGTACTGCCTTCCCGCGAGCCTCACCAAGGCCGCCGCCGCGGCCGAGGTCGCCCGCCGCACGGGCGCGGGGACCATGCTCGCCGCGGGCGACTCCCTCCTCGACATCGAGCTGCTGGAGGCCGCGGACGCCTCCGTCCGGCCCGCCCACGGCGAGCTGCACGACACCGGATGGACCTCCCCGTCCACCACCGTCACCCGCGCCCGGGGCGTCGCCGCCGGGGAGGAGATCGTCGGCTGGCTGCTGGACCGCGCCGAGCGTTCATTCAGGGTCACAACCGGGTAG